From the Mangifera indica cultivar Alphonso chromosome 10, CATAS_Mindica_2.1, whole genome shotgun sequence genome, one window contains:
- the LOC123226865 gene encoding uncharacterized protein LOC123226865 isoform X14 yields the protein MSNFDEVKINVGSEIELHEKKDELVTSPPQQQPDNTAAAGNGSNEEKDKNRKSPPPQDQDKERRNRHSNLYLSAFQGKGETVLHVAASANRTDFVKELLNFLVPKDLRKVNENGQTALFLAAEIGNAHLVQLLLAKNKDLAMIRNREKIIPLQRAASLGHKDVVNSLYKVTDTGRLRNVDRISLLITFINTNFYELALDLIEHFPGLAYARGSGEETALHALARKRFIVEDQQGFWKRFINLISGSKKKMHPKAVELAERIWQQIIKLGDAEISELLRESDKLLFTAAEKGNDEFLVVLTNKYPRLFLNRDAMGWSIFHHAVRNRHEDILRLIYELGSFKTVLAALIDRDGNNMLHLAAMLAPPDRLSVVSGEALQMQRELLWFKEVSKVVQPSYAEAKNDYGKTPADVFAEEHRKLADAGEKWIKETANSCMIVATLITSVVYTAVFQVPIDNKRDSRVPILIQKVSFAISLISSLTSIMIFLSLYTSSYEDEDFLFWLPAKLAFGTLALSMSIAAMMVISCSTFFIIFDHGMLAFAIIVSLIAAVPLTWFLKLQLGLLLKVIRSTYMSSTLFHSRKPILFNKEGARESTNGKKKN from the exons ATAATACAGCTGCTGCAGGAAATGGTTcgaatgaagaaaaagataagaatAGGAAATCACCTCCTCCTCAAGACCAGGATA AGGAAAGGAGAAATAGACATTCAAACTTGTACCTTTCTGCATTTCAAG GCAAAGGAGAAACTGTTCTTCACGTTGCAGCTTCAGCAAACCGAACCGATTTTGTGAaagaacttttaaattttttggtcCCTAAAGATTTACGTAAAGTGAATGAAAATGGACAGACGGCTCTTTTTCTTGCTGCTGAAATTGGAAATGCTCATCTTGTCCAACTATTGTTGGCAAAGAACAAAGACTTAGCAATGATCCGAAATCGTGAAAAGATTATACCACTTCAAAGAGCAGCTTCATTAGGGCATAAGGATGTGGTAAATTCCCTTTATAAGGTCACTGATACAGGTCGACTACGGAATGTGGATCGCATCAGTTTGCTCATCACTTTCATTAACACCAATTTTTACG AGCTTGCGCTGGACTTGATAGAACATTTCCCAGGGTTAGCCTATGCTCGTGGTAGCGGAGAAGAGACGGCATTGCATGCTTTAGCCCGAAAACGCTTCATTGTTGAAGATCAGCAGGGATTTTGGAAGAGattcataaatttaa TTTCAGGTAGCAAAAAAAAGATGCACCCAAAAGCTGTTGAACTAGCCGAACGCATTTGGCAACAAATTATCAAGTTGGGTGACGCGGAGATATCAGAACTACTTCGAGAATCTGATAAACTATTATTCACTGCAGCGGAGAAAGGGAACGATGAATTTCTAGTAGTACTTACTAACAAATATCCTCGCTTATTTCTAAACCGGGATGCCATGGGCTGGAGCATATTTCATCATGCTGTTAGGAATCGTCATGAAGACATCTTGAGACTCATATATGAGCTAGGTTCATTTAAGACTGTCTTAGCTGCACTTATAGATCGTGACGGCAATAACATGTTGCATTTGGCTGCAATGCTTGCACCACCAGATCGGCTAAGCGTTGTATCAGGAGAAGCTCTTCAAATGCAACGTGAGTTGTTGTGGTTTAAG GAAGTGAGCAAGGTTGTGCAACCGTCGTATGCTGAAGCAAAAAATGACTATGGCAAGACGCCTGCTGACGTATTTGCCGAGGAGCACAGGAAGTTAGCGGACGCTGGGGAGAAATGGATAAAGGAAACTGCAAATTCATGCATGATTGTGGCAACACTTATAACATCTGTGGTTTATACAGCAGTTTTTCAAGTGCCAATAGACAACAAAAGAGATTCAAGGGTTCCTATTCTTATTCAAAAAGTATCGTTTGCCATATCCTTGATATCCTCCTTAACCTCAATTATGATCTTCCTATCCCTTTATACTTCCAGCTATGAAGACGAAGATTTCCTTTTCTGGTTACCCGCAAAGTTGGCCTTCGGAACTTTAGCACTTTCTATGTCAATAGCAGCTATGATGGTCATATCTTGTTCAACCTTTTTCATTATCTTCGACCATGGAATGCTTGCGTTTGCTATCATTGTTTCCTTGATTGCTGCTGTACCACTCACCTGGTTCTTGAAGCTACAATTGGGTCTCCTCTTGAAAGTAATTCGGTCGACCTATATGAGTAGTACTCTCTTCCATTCAAGAAAACCCATTCTCTTCAACAAAGAAGGTGCCAGGGAGAGTACGaatgggaagaagaagaattag
- the LOC123226865 gene encoding uncharacterized protein LOC123226865 isoform X3 yields MSNFDEVKINVGSEIELHEKKDELVTSPPQQQPAAAGNGSNEEKDKNRKSPPPQDQDRMSNPEVQINVGPEIKASRPQQEPEERRNRHSNLYLSAFQGDWDAAKLIYENYPDDFRAVITGKGETVLHVAASANRTDFVKELLNFLVPKDLRKVNENGQTALFLAAEIGNAHLVQLLLAKNKDLAMIRNREKIIPLQRAASLGHKDVVNSLYKVTDTGRLRNVDRISLLITFINTNFYELALDLIEHFPGLAYARGSGEETALHALARKRFIVEDQQGFWKRFINLISGSKKKMHPKAVELAERIWQQIIKLGDAEISELLRESDKLLFTAAEKGNDEFLVVLTNKYPRLFLNRDAMGWSIFHHAVRNRHEDILRLIYELGSFKTVLAALIDRDGNNMLHLAAMLAPPDRLSVVSGEALQMQRELLWFKEVSKVVQPSYAEAKNDYGKTPADVFAEEHRKLADAGEKWIKETANSCMIVATLITSVVYTAVFQVPIDNKRDSRVPILIQKVSFAISLISSLTSIMIFLSLYTSSYEDEDFLFWLPAKLAFGTLALSMSIAAMMVISCSTFFIIFDHGMLAFAIIVSLIAAVPLTWFLKLQLGLLLKVIRSTYMSSTLFHSRKPILFNKEGARESTNGKKKN; encoded by the exons CTGCTGCAGGAAATGGTTcgaatgaagaaaaagataagaatAGGAAATCACCTCCTCCTCAAGACCAGGATA GGATGTCGAATCCTGAAGTGCAGATTAACGTCGGACCAGAGATTAAGGCATCTCGCCCGCAGCAAGAGCCTG AGGAAAGGAGAAATAGACATTCAAACTTGTACCTTTCTGCATTTCAAGGTGATTGGGACGCtgctaaattaatttatgaaaattatccAGATGACTTTCGTGCTGTGATCACAGGCAAAGGAGAAACTGTTCTTCACGTTGCAGCTTCAGCAAACCGAACCGATTTTGTGAaagaacttttaaattttttggtcCCTAAAGATTTACGTAAAGTGAATGAAAATGGACAGACGGCTCTTTTTCTTGCTGCTGAAATTGGAAATGCTCATCTTGTCCAACTATTGTTGGCAAAGAACAAAGACTTAGCAATGATCCGAAATCGTGAAAAGATTATACCACTTCAAAGAGCAGCTTCATTAGGGCATAAGGATGTGGTAAATTCCCTTTATAAGGTCACTGATACAGGTCGACTACGGAATGTGGATCGCATCAGTTTGCTCATCACTTTCATTAACACCAATTTTTACG AGCTTGCGCTGGACTTGATAGAACATTTCCCAGGGTTAGCCTATGCTCGTGGTAGCGGAGAAGAGACGGCATTGCATGCTTTAGCCCGAAAACGCTTCATTGTTGAAGATCAGCAGGGATTTTGGAAGAGattcataaatttaa TTTCAGGTAGCAAAAAAAAGATGCACCCAAAAGCTGTTGAACTAGCCGAACGCATTTGGCAACAAATTATCAAGTTGGGTGACGCGGAGATATCAGAACTACTTCGAGAATCTGATAAACTATTATTCACTGCAGCGGAGAAAGGGAACGATGAATTTCTAGTAGTACTTACTAACAAATATCCTCGCTTATTTCTAAACCGGGATGCCATGGGCTGGAGCATATTTCATCATGCTGTTAGGAATCGTCATGAAGACATCTTGAGACTCATATATGAGCTAGGTTCATTTAAGACTGTCTTAGCTGCACTTATAGATCGTGACGGCAATAACATGTTGCATTTGGCTGCAATGCTTGCACCACCAGATCGGCTAAGCGTTGTATCAGGAGAAGCTCTTCAAATGCAACGTGAGTTGTTGTGGTTTAAG GAAGTGAGCAAGGTTGTGCAACCGTCGTATGCTGAAGCAAAAAATGACTATGGCAAGACGCCTGCTGACGTATTTGCCGAGGAGCACAGGAAGTTAGCGGACGCTGGGGAGAAATGGATAAAGGAAACTGCAAATTCATGCATGATTGTGGCAACACTTATAACATCTGTGGTTTATACAGCAGTTTTTCAAGTGCCAATAGACAACAAAAGAGATTCAAGGGTTCCTATTCTTATTCAAAAAGTATCGTTTGCCATATCCTTGATATCCTCCTTAACCTCAATTATGATCTTCCTATCCCTTTATACTTCCAGCTATGAAGACGAAGATTTCCTTTTCTGGTTACCCGCAAAGTTGGCCTTCGGAACTTTAGCACTTTCTATGTCAATAGCAGCTATGATGGTCATATCTTGTTCAACCTTTTTCATTATCTTCGACCATGGAATGCTTGCGTTTGCTATCATTGTTTCCTTGATTGCTGCTGTACCACTCACCTGGTTCTTGAAGCTACAATTGGGTCTCCTCTTGAAAGTAATTCGGTCGACCTATATGAGTAGTACTCTCTTCCATTCAAGAAAACCCATTCTCTTCAACAAAGAAGGTGCCAGGGAGAGTACGaatgggaagaagaagaattag
- the LOC123226865 gene encoding uncharacterized protein LOC123226865 isoform X1, with protein MSNFDEVKINVGSEIELHEKKDELVTSPPQQQPDNTAAAGNGSNEEKDKNRKSPPPQDQDRMSNPEVQINVGPEIKASRPQQEPEERRNRHSNLYLSAFQGDWDAAKLIYENYPDDFRAVITGKGETVLHVAASANRTDFVKELLNFLVPKDLRKVNENGQTALFLAAEIGNAHLVQLLLAKNKDLAMIRNREKIIPLQRAASLGHKDVVNSLYKVTDTGRLRNVDRISLLITFINTNFYELALDLIEHFPGLAYARGSGEETALHALARKRFIVEDQQGFWKRFINLISGSKKKMHPKAVELAERIWQQIIKLGDAEISELLRESDKLLFTAAEKGNDEFLVVLTNKYPRLFLNRDAMGWSIFHHAVRNRHEDILRLIYELGSFKTVLAALIDRDGNNMLHLAAMLAPPDRLSVVSGEALQMQRELLWFKEVSKVVQPSYAEAKNDYGKTPADVFAEEHRKLADAGEKWIKETANSCMIVATLITSVVYTAVFQVPIDNKRDSRVPILIQKVSFAISLISSLTSIMIFLSLYTSSYEDEDFLFWLPAKLAFGTLALSMSIAAMMVISCSTFFIIFDHGMLAFAIIVSLIAAVPLTWFLKLQLGLLLKVIRSTYMSSTLFHSRKPILFNKEGARESTNGKKKN; from the exons ATAATACAGCTGCTGCAGGAAATGGTTcgaatgaagaaaaagataagaatAGGAAATCACCTCCTCCTCAAGACCAGGATA GGATGTCGAATCCTGAAGTGCAGATTAACGTCGGACCAGAGATTAAGGCATCTCGCCCGCAGCAAGAGCCTG AGGAAAGGAGAAATAGACATTCAAACTTGTACCTTTCTGCATTTCAAGGTGATTGGGACGCtgctaaattaatttatgaaaattatccAGATGACTTTCGTGCTGTGATCACAGGCAAAGGAGAAACTGTTCTTCACGTTGCAGCTTCAGCAAACCGAACCGATTTTGTGAaagaacttttaaattttttggtcCCTAAAGATTTACGTAAAGTGAATGAAAATGGACAGACGGCTCTTTTTCTTGCTGCTGAAATTGGAAATGCTCATCTTGTCCAACTATTGTTGGCAAAGAACAAAGACTTAGCAATGATCCGAAATCGTGAAAAGATTATACCACTTCAAAGAGCAGCTTCATTAGGGCATAAGGATGTGGTAAATTCCCTTTATAAGGTCACTGATACAGGTCGACTACGGAATGTGGATCGCATCAGTTTGCTCATCACTTTCATTAACACCAATTTTTACG AGCTTGCGCTGGACTTGATAGAACATTTCCCAGGGTTAGCCTATGCTCGTGGTAGCGGAGAAGAGACGGCATTGCATGCTTTAGCCCGAAAACGCTTCATTGTTGAAGATCAGCAGGGATTTTGGAAGAGattcataaatttaa TTTCAGGTAGCAAAAAAAAGATGCACCCAAAAGCTGTTGAACTAGCCGAACGCATTTGGCAACAAATTATCAAGTTGGGTGACGCGGAGATATCAGAACTACTTCGAGAATCTGATAAACTATTATTCACTGCAGCGGAGAAAGGGAACGATGAATTTCTAGTAGTACTTACTAACAAATATCCTCGCTTATTTCTAAACCGGGATGCCATGGGCTGGAGCATATTTCATCATGCTGTTAGGAATCGTCATGAAGACATCTTGAGACTCATATATGAGCTAGGTTCATTTAAGACTGTCTTAGCTGCACTTATAGATCGTGACGGCAATAACATGTTGCATTTGGCTGCAATGCTTGCACCACCAGATCGGCTAAGCGTTGTATCAGGAGAAGCTCTTCAAATGCAACGTGAGTTGTTGTGGTTTAAG GAAGTGAGCAAGGTTGTGCAACCGTCGTATGCTGAAGCAAAAAATGACTATGGCAAGACGCCTGCTGACGTATTTGCCGAGGAGCACAGGAAGTTAGCGGACGCTGGGGAGAAATGGATAAAGGAAACTGCAAATTCATGCATGATTGTGGCAACACTTATAACATCTGTGGTTTATACAGCAGTTTTTCAAGTGCCAATAGACAACAAAAGAGATTCAAGGGTTCCTATTCTTATTCAAAAAGTATCGTTTGCCATATCCTTGATATCCTCCTTAACCTCAATTATGATCTTCCTATCCCTTTATACTTCCAGCTATGAAGACGAAGATTTCCTTTTCTGGTTACCCGCAAAGTTGGCCTTCGGAACTTTAGCACTTTCTATGTCAATAGCAGCTATGATGGTCATATCTTGTTCAACCTTTTTCATTATCTTCGACCATGGAATGCTTGCGTTTGCTATCATTGTTTCCTTGATTGCTGCTGTACCACTCACCTGGTTCTTGAAGCTACAATTGGGTCTCCTCTTGAAAGTAATTCGGTCGACCTATATGAGTAGTACTCTCTTCCATTCAAGAAAACCCATTCTCTTCAACAAAGAAGGTGCCAGGGAGAGTACGaatgggaagaagaagaattag
- the LOC123226865 gene encoding uncharacterized protein LOC123226865 isoform X9: MSNLEVKINVEQEIELHEKKDELVTSPPQQQPDNTAAAGNGSNEEKDKNRKSPPPQDQDKERRNRHSNLYLSAFQGDWDAAKLIYENYPDDFRAVITGKGETVLHVAASANRTDFVKELLNFLVPKDLRKVNENGQTALFLAAEIGNAHLVQLLLAKNKDLAMIRNREKIIPLQRAASLGHKDVVNSLYKVTDTGRLRNVDRISLLITFINTNFYELALDLIEHFPGLAYARGSGEETALHALARKRFIVEDQQGFWKRFINLISGSKKKMHPKAVELAERIWQQIIKLGDAEISELLRESDKLLFTAAEKGNDEFLVVLTNKYPRLFLNRDAMGWSIFHHAVRNRHEDILRLIYELGSFKTVLAALIDRDGNNMLHLAAMLAPPDRLSVVSGEALQMQRELLWFKEVSKVVQPSYAEAKNDYGKTPADVFAEEHRKLADAGEKWIKETANSCMIVATLITSVVYTAVFQVPIDNKRDSRVPILIQKVSFAISLISSLTSIMIFLSLYTSSYEDEDFLFWLPAKLAFGTLALSMSIAAMMVISCSTFFIIFDHGMLAFAIIVSLIAAVPLTWFLKLQLGLLLKVIRSTYMSSTLFHSRKPILFNKEGARESTNGKKKN; encoded by the exons ATGTCGAATCTTGAAGTAAAGATTAATGTCGAACAAGAGATTGAGTTacatgagaagaaagatgaGCTTGTGACATCTCCGCCGCAACAACAGCCTG ATAATACAGCTGCTGCAGGAAATGGTTcgaatgaagaaaaagataagaatAGGAAATCACCTCCTCCTCAAGACCAGGATA AGGAAAGGAGAAATAGACATTCAAACTTGTACCTTTCTGCATTTCAAGGTGATTGGGACGCtgctaaattaatttatgaaaattatccAGATGACTTTCGTGCTGTGATCACAGGCAAAGGAGAAACTGTTCTTCACGTTGCAGCTTCAGCAAACCGAACCGATTTTGTGAaagaacttttaaattttttggtcCCTAAAGATTTACGTAAAGTGAATGAAAATGGACAGACGGCTCTTTTTCTTGCTGCTGAAATTGGAAATGCTCATCTTGTCCAACTATTGTTGGCAAAGAACAAAGACTTAGCAATGATCCGAAATCGTGAAAAGATTATACCACTTCAAAGAGCAGCTTCATTAGGGCATAAGGATGTGGTAAATTCCCTTTATAAGGTCACTGATACAGGTCGACTACGGAATGTGGATCGCATCAGTTTGCTCATCACTTTCATTAACACCAATTTTTACG AGCTTGCGCTGGACTTGATAGAACATTTCCCAGGGTTAGCCTATGCTCGTGGTAGCGGAGAAGAGACGGCATTGCATGCTTTAGCCCGAAAACGCTTCATTGTTGAAGATCAGCAGGGATTTTGGAAGAGattcataaatttaa TTTCAGGTAGCAAAAAAAAGATGCACCCAAAAGCTGTTGAACTAGCCGAACGCATTTGGCAACAAATTATCAAGTTGGGTGACGCGGAGATATCAGAACTACTTCGAGAATCTGATAAACTATTATTCACTGCAGCGGAGAAAGGGAACGATGAATTTCTAGTAGTACTTACTAACAAATATCCTCGCTTATTTCTAAACCGGGATGCCATGGGCTGGAGCATATTTCATCATGCTGTTAGGAATCGTCATGAAGACATCTTGAGACTCATATATGAGCTAGGTTCATTTAAGACTGTCTTAGCTGCACTTATAGATCGTGACGGCAATAACATGTTGCATTTGGCTGCAATGCTTGCACCACCAGATCGGCTAAGCGTTGTATCAGGAGAAGCTCTTCAAATGCAACGTGAGTTGTTGTGGTTTAAG GAAGTGAGCAAGGTTGTGCAACCGTCGTATGCTGAAGCAAAAAATGACTATGGCAAGACGCCTGCTGACGTATTTGCCGAGGAGCACAGGAAGTTAGCGGACGCTGGGGAGAAATGGATAAAGGAAACTGCAAATTCATGCATGATTGTGGCAACACTTATAACATCTGTGGTTTATACAGCAGTTTTTCAAGTGCCAATAGACAACAAAAGAGATTCAAGGGTTCCTATTCTTATTCAAAAAGTATCGTTTGCCATATCCTTGATATCCTCCTTAACCTCAATTATGATCTTCCTATCCCTTTATACTTCCAGCTATGAAGACGAAGATTTCCTTTTCTGGTTACCCGCAAAGTTGGCCTTCGGAACTTTAGCACTTTCTATGTCAATAGCAGCTATGATGGTCATATCTTGTTCAACCTTTTTCATTATCTTCGACCATGGAATGCTTGCGTTTGCTATCATTGTTTCCTTGATTGCTGCTGTACCACTCACCTGGTTCTTGAAGCTACAATTGGGTCTCCTCTTGAAAGTAATTCGGTCGACCTATATGAGTAGTACTCTCTTCCATTCAAGAAAACCCATTCTCTTCAACAAAGAAGGTGCCAGGGAGAGTACGaatgggaagaagaagaattag
- the LOC123226865 gene encoding uncharacterized protein LOC123226865 isoform X7, translating to MSNFDEVKINVGSEIELHEKKDELVTSPPQQQPDNTAAAGNGSNEEKDKNRKSPPPQDQDRMSNPEVQINVGPEIKASRPQQEPEERRNRHSNLYLSAFQGKGETVLHVAASANRTDFVKELLNFLVPKDLRKVNENGQTALFLAAEIGNAHLVQLLLAKNKDLAMIRNREKIIPLQRAASLGHKDVVNSLYKVTDTGRLRNVDRISLLITFINTNFYELALDLIEHFPGLAYARGSGEETALHALARKRFIVEDQQGFWKRFINLISGSKKKMHPKAVELAERIWQQIIKLGDAEISELLRESDKLLFTAAEKGNDEFLVVLTNKYPRLFLNRDAMGWSIFHHAVRNRHEDILRLIYELGSFKTVLAALIDRDGNNMLHLAAMLAPPDRLSVVSGEALQMQRELLWFKEVSKVVQPSYAEAKNDYGKTPADVFAEEHRKLADAGEKWIKETANSCMIVATLITSVVYTAVFQVPIDNKRDSRVPILIQKVSFAISLISSLTSIMIFLSLYTSSYEDEDFLFWLPAKLAFGTLALSMSIAAMMVISCSTFFIIFDHGMLAFAIIVSLIAAVPLTWFLKLQLGLLLKVIRSTYMSSTLFHSRKPILFNKEGARESTNGKKKN from the exons ATAATACAGCTGCTGCAGGAAATGGTTcgaatgaagaaaaagataagaatAGGAAATCACCTCCTCCTCAAGACCAGGATA GGATGTCGAATCCTGAAGTGCAGATTAACGTCGGACCAGAGATTAAGGCATCTCGCCCGCAGCAAGAGCCTG AGGAAAGGAGAAATAGACATTCAAACTTGTACCTTTCTGCATTTCAAG GCAAAGGAGAAACTGTTCTTCACGTTGCAGCTTCAGCAAACCGAACCGATTTTGTGAaagaacttttaaattttttggtcCCTAAAGATTTACGTAAAGTGAATGAAAATGGACAGACGGCTCTTTTTCTTGCTGCTGAAATTGGAAATGCTCATCTTGTCCAACTATTGTTGGCAAAGAACAAAGACTTAGCAATGATCCGAAATCGTGAAAAGATTATACCACTTCAAAGAGCAGCTTCATTAGGGCATAAGGATGTGGTAAATTCCCTTTATAAGGTCACTGATACAGGTCGACTACGGAATGTGGATCGCATCAGTTTGCTCATCACTTTCATTAACACCAATTTTTACG AGCTTGCGCTGGACTTGATAGAACATTTCCCAGGGTTAGCCTATGCTCGTGGTAGCGGAGAAGAGACGGCATTGCATGCTTTAGCCCGAAAACGCTTCATTGTTGAAGATCAGCAGGGATTTTGGAAGAGattcataaatttaa TTTCAGGTAGCAAAAAAAAGATGCACCCAAAAGCTGTTGAACTAGCCGAACGCATTTGGCAACAAATTATCAAGTTGGGTGACGCGGAGATATCAGAACTACTTCGAGAATCTGATAAACTATTATTCACTGCAGCGGAGAAAGGGAACGATGAATTTCTAGTAGTACTTACTAACAAATATCCTCGCTTATTTCTAAACCGGGATGCCATGGGCTGGAGCATATTTCATCATGCTGTTAGGAATCGTCATGAAGACATCTTGAGACTCATATATGAGCTAGGTTCATTTAAGACTGTCTTAGCTGCACTTATAGATCGTGACGGCAATAACATGTTGCATTTGGCTGCAATGCTTGCACCACCAGATCGGCTAAGCGTTGTATCAGGAGAAGCTCTTCAAATGCAACGTGAGTTGTTGTGGTTTAAG GAAGTGAGCAAGGTTGTGCAACCGTCGTATGCTGAAGCAAAAAATGACTATGGCAAGACGCCTGCTGACGTATTTGCCGAGGAGCACAGGAAGTTAGCGGACGCTGGGGAGAAATGGATAAAGGAAACTGCAAATTCATGCATGATTGTGGCAACACTTATAACATCTGTGGTTTATACAGCAGTTTTTCAAGTGCCAATAGACAACAAAAGAGATTCAAGGGTTCCTATTCTTATTCAAAAAGTATCGTTTGCCATATCCTTGATATCCTCCTTAACCTCAATTATGATCTTCCTATCCCTTTATACTTCCAGCTATGAAGACGAAGATTTCCTTTTCTGGTTACCCGCAAAGTTGGCCTTCGGAACTTTAGCACTTTCTATGTCAATAGCAGCTATGATGGTCATATCTTGTTCAACCTTTTTCATTATCTTCGACCATGGAATGCTTGCGTTTGCTATCATTGTTTCCTTGATTGCTGCTGTACCACTCACCTGGTTCTTGAAGCTACAATTGGGTCTCCTCTTGAAAGTAATTCGGTCGACCTATATGAGTAGTACTCTCTTCCATTCAAGAAAACCCATTCTCTTCAACAAAGAAGGTGCCAGGGAGAGTACGaatgggaagaagaagaattag
- the LOC123226865 gene encoding uncharacterized protein LOC123226865 isoform X8: MSNFDEVKINVGSEIELHEKKDELVTSPPQQQPDNTAAAGNGSNEEKDKNRKSPPPQDQDKERRNRHSNLYLSAFQGDWDAAKLIYENYPDDFRAVITGKGETVLHVAASANRTDFVKELLNFLVPKDLRKVNENGQTALFLAAEIGNAHLVQLLLAKNKDLAMIRNREKIIPLQRAASLGHKDVVNSLYKVTDTGRLRNVDRISLLITFINTNFYELALDLIEHFPGLAYARGSGEETALHALARKRFIVEDQQGFWKRFINLISGSKKKMHPKAVELAERIWQQIIKLGDAEISELLRESDKLLFTAAEKGNDEFLVVLTNKYPRLFLNRDAMGWSIFHHAVRNRHEDILRLIYELGSFKTVLAALIDRDGNNMLHLAAMLAPPDRLSVVSGEALQMQRELLWFKEVSKVVQPSYAEAKNDYGKTPADVFAEEHRKLADAGEKWIKETANSCMIVATLITSVVYTAVFQVPIDNKRDSRVPILIQKVSFAISLISSLTSIMIFLSLYTSSYEDEDFLFWLPAKLAFGTLALSMSIAAMMVISCSTFFIIFDHGMLAFAIIVSLIAAVPLTWFLKLQLGLLLKVIRSTYMSSTLFHSRKPILFNKEGARESTNGKKKN; this comes from the exons ATAATACAGCTGCTGCAGGAAATGGTTcgaatgaagaaaaagataagaatAGGAAATCACCTCCTCCTCAAGACCAGGATA AGGAAAGGAGAAATAGACATTCAAACTTGTACCTTTCTGCATTTCAAGGTGATTGGGACGCtgctaaattaatttatgaaaattatccAGATGACTTTCGTGCTGTGATCACAGGCAAAGGAGAAACTGTTCTTCACGTTGCAGCTTCAGCAAACCGAACCGATTTTGTGAaagaacttttaaattttttggtcCCTAAAGATTTACGTAAAGTGAATGAAAATGGACAGACGGCTCTTTTTCTTGCTGCTGAAATTGGAAATGCTCATCTTGTCCAACTATTGTTGGCAAAGAACAAAGACTTAGCAATGATCCGAAATCGTGAAAAGATTATACCACTTCAAAGAGCAGCTTCATTAGGGCATAAGGATGTGGTAAATTCCCTTTATAAGGTCACTGATACAGGTCGACTACGGAATGTGGATCGCATCAGTTTGCTCATCACTTTCATTAACACCAATTTTTACG AGCTTGCGCTGGACTTGATAGAACATTTCCCAGGGTTAGCCTATGCTCGTGGTAGCGGAGAAGAGACGGCATTGCATGCTTTAGCCCGAAAACGCTTCATTGTTGAAGATCAGCAGGGATTTTGGAAGAGattcataaatttaa TTTCAGGTAGCAAAAAAAAGATGCACCCAAAAGCTGTTGAACTAGCCGAACGCATTTGGCAACAAATTATCAAGTTGGGTGACGCGGAGATATCAGAACTACTTCGAGAATCTGATAAACTATTATTCACTGCAGCGGAGAAAGGGAACGATGAATTTCTAGTAGTACTTACTAACAAATATCCTCGCTTATTTCTAAACCGGGATGCCATGGGCTGGAGCATATTTCATCATGCTGTTAGGAATCGTCATGAAGACATCTTGAGACTCATATATGAGCTAGGTTCATTTAAGACTGTCTTAGCTGCACTTATAGATCGTGACGGCAATAACATGTTGCATTTGGCTGCAATGCTTGCACCACCAGATCGGCTAAGCGTTGTATCAGGAGAAGCTCTTCAAATGCAACGTGAGTTGTTGTGGTTTAAG GAAGTGAGCAAGGTTGTGCAACCGTCGTATGCTGAAGCAAAAAATGACTATGGCAAGACGCCTGCTGACGTATTTGCCGAGGAGCACAGGAAGTTAGCGGACGCTGGGGAGAAATGGATAAAGGAAACTGCAAATTCATGCATGATTGTGGCAACACTTATAACATCTGTGGTTTATACAGCAGTTTTTCAAGTGCCAATAGACAACAAAAGAGATTCAAGGGTTCCTATTCTTATTCAAAAAGTATCGTTTGCCATATCCTTGATATCCTCCTTAACCTCAATTATGATCTTCCTATCCCTTTATACTTCCAGCTATGAAGACGAAGATTTCCTTTTCTGGTTACCCGCAAAGTTGGCCTTCGGAACTTTAGCACTTTCTATGTCAATAGCAGCTATGATGGTCATATCTTGTTCAACCTTTTTCATTATCTTCGACCATGGAATGCTTGCGTTTGCTATCATTGTTTCCTTGATTGCTGCTGTACCACTCACCTGGTTCTTGAAGCTACAATTGGGTCTCCTCTTGAAAGTAATTCGGTCGACCTATATGAGTAGTACTCTCTTCCATTCAAGAAAACCCATTCTCTTCAACAAAGAAGGTGCCAGGGAGAGTACGaatgggaagaagaagaattag